AGCGACGAGTAGAACGACGAGAGCGACGAGTAGAACGACGAGAGCGGCGAGTAGAGCGACGAGAACGGCGGGTAGAACGACGAGAGCGGCGAGTAGAACGACGAGAGCGGCGAGTAGAACGACGAGAGCGGCGAGTAGAACGGCGAGAACCGCGAGTAGAACGGCGAGAGCCGCGAGTAGAACGACGAGAACCGCGAGTAGAACGGCGACTACTGCGGCCAGTGCTACGAGAAGAGCGACGCCGTCTTGTTAGTGGGCCGGCAGTTGGCTCTTGAAACATAAAAGATTTTAGTTCTGTACATTCTAGAGCTTCAGCAGCCTCTTTAATTTTTTCAGCTGTAATATGCAATACAAAAACCTCCTTTTCAATTGGACTAGGTCTTGCATTAATAGAATACGCGCTGATGCTTGTCCTTGATATAAGTCAAAAGTGGAGTTTGCGGAAATAGTTGATGTGATGGGGTATCATGGAGAATTTGCCCTTCATATACTTTAATAATTGAAGAAAGGTGGTCGAGTAATGAAGCAAAAAGAAATTCCTCAATACGCTCTGTTTGTGAATGTAAAAGATTTAAAGGAAATGCAAAGAGATATTTGGTCAGAAGAAGCGTTTCAGGCAACGATGAAGTTTAATAAAAAACGTTACGATATTGATTTGTTGCTAAGAGGCTCCCATATTCGGAAGATGAAGAAAAAGTCATATTATATTGAATTTTATTCTCCAAAAATATTTCAGCGTGCCAAAGAAATACACTTGAATGCTGAATACAAAGATCCATCGCTTATGCGCAACAAATTGTCCCTCGATTTTTTCTCCTCCTTAGACGTTTTATCTCCTCACTCTCAGTTTGTCACTCTTAAGATTAATGGGAAAAATGAAGGGATATATCTTCAGCTCGAATCGGTAGATGAACTATTTTTGAAAAAAAGAAATTTAGCGGATGGATCCATATTTTATGCAGTGGACGGAGATGCTAATTTTTCTTTGATGAGCGACTTGGATAAAAAGCCGAAAACGACTTTGTTATCTGGATATGAAGATAAAGCAGTAAAACAAGGGGATGAGGAAAAATTAGAAAAGTTTATCTTTAATCTTAATACATGGACAAATACAGAATTCGAACAGAATATTGATAAGTATCTGAACGTCGACTGTTACTTATCTTGGTTAGTTGGCATTATTTGTATGCAGAATTACGATGGTTTTGTCCATAACTATGCTCTCTATCTAAATCATGAAAGCGGGCGATTTGAACTGATTCCGTGGGATTATGATGCAACTTGGGGAAGAGATGTAAATGGAAAAGTAATGGAGGGGGACTACGTCCGTGCACAAGGATTTAACACGCTTACAGCTCGCTTATTGGCAGTAGATAGCATTAAAAAACATTACATTCAAAAAATGAACAATGTTCTAAATAATCAATTTACAATAGAACATATGAAACCAATCATTTATCAACTGCATGAGTATATCACTCCTTATGTATTAAAAGATCCTTACGTAAAAGATAACATGGAGCAATTTTATAAAGAACCCGACTTTATGCTGTCTTTTATAAAAGAACGAACAGCGTATATTAAAAATAACCTTTTGACTCTTTAAATATGGATAGATTTATAGGCAACAGTGGATTTTGTTAATAATAGGCAAATGAAGGAAATCAATAGCTGTACATGATACGTATATATACAGTATGAATGACCAATAAGGATAACTAATAAGGAGGAAAAACAATGAGTAACTATTACTATGACCAAGAACAAGGGCAAAATCAAAATCCACGTCAAAAATCAAGCCAAAAATCAAGCCAAAAGCGCAGCCGAAATGTACAAATGCCTGATAAAGGCTATTCTTCTCACTTTAAACCCCTAAAAGGAAGAGTGGTGACCGTTTATCGTGGAGGACCTGAATCTAAAACAGGTTATTTGGTTGACGTGCAATCAGATTATTTAATCTTAGCGGTAGAAAGCAATAATAACAATAATAACAATAATGGTGAAAATAACAATCAAAACAATCAAAACAACCAAAACAACCAAAACAACCAAAATAATAATCAACAAGAATATACCCTTGTATATTATCACTTAGCTCATGTAAAAAGCATTACTGAAGATACTATGTCAAATTCGGCGCAAACATTTACAGGAATTAGCACAGAATTAGAATTATATCGAGGAAAAACTTTTGCTGGAACTTTATCATTGATGAAAACTAAATATGTGCAGGTTAACCAAGGTGGACCTGAGAAAAAAGCAGGTCAGCTTCTTGATGTCTTAGGTTCATTTGAATCTGCTTATATAGTATTACTCACAGAGGATGACGGTGTTATCTATATTAACACTGAACACGTTAAGAGTGTAAGTGAATATCAAAATAATGATGGGAATCAAAATAACAATGGGAATCAAAATAATCAATCTGCAAATGAACTCTTCTTGAGCCAAGAACCAGAATATATGAAATCTAAGAATTTTAACGATCTGTTTGCACACCTTTCTCATAAATGGGTATCTATCAACGGTGGAGGACCTGAAGCCGTAGAGGGCGTGTTAGTACAAAGTCGAAACGGTACATTTACACTTGTTCAGAATAATCAAGTATTACGCTTACAGCCAAGACACGTTAAAACCATTTGTGTAGGAGCAAAAGGAGCTTTTAAGCAAAACGACAACAATCAAAATAACGAGCAAACAGAAGAAAATGGAGAGACTGAATCTGCAAAGTCTAAAGAAGAACGTACAGGAAGCCGCACGGGAGGACGTACAGGAGGACGCCGTACAGGAGGAGGTCGCACAGACGATCGCTCTCGAGGACGCCGTACAGGTTCACGCTCTTCAGTACCAGGCGAGAAAGTTATTAAAACGAAAAATTATCGTTGGAAAGCATGATGAAATGGAACATAAAAGGTGCTTATAAAGCACCTTTTCTATCATATAGGAAAAAGGAGGAGAATGAGTATGAGTATGAATCATTATATCAATAAAATTGTGGAATTGGATATTTCAGGTAAAACGACGTTTGTTGGCAGACTTATTGATCTTGGATTAGATATTATGGTTTTGTATAATGGACATGATTATTTGTATATTCCTCTTTTACACATGCATCGTTTGCGAGAAGTATCAGAAGAAGACTATACGGTTTTACGTGAAATAGAAGAGAACTTAATAGAAGAAAGTCAGCGGATTTCCTATCGTAATATTTTACAGCAGGCAAAAGGAAAATTTATTGAAATTTATGTAACAGGAGGAAAGTCATTGCATGGTTATATTACAAGCGTGCTGAATGATTATCTTGTGTTTTATTCTCCAGTGTATAAAAATGTATTTGTTTCTCTGCATCATTTAAAATGGCTTACCCCTTACAGTAACGAGTTAACCCCTTATTCTTTAAGTGACAAAGAGCTCCCAGTAAGGCCTGCCTCTGCACCTTTTGTCAGAAACTTTGAAGAGCAGCTTAAAAAATATGAAAATCAATTGGTTGTATTAGACTTAGGAGATCAATCAGAAAAAATTGGCGTACTTAAAGAAGTTTCTAATAATATTGTTGAATTAATTACGGCAAATGGAGAAAGTATGTATTGGAAGTTAGCTCATGTAAAATCTGTGCACTTGCCTTAGAAAAAGAGACCTCGCTGTCGTCTCTTTTTTTATGCGCTTATCAGGACAAGTGCATCGAATAAACAAATGAGATAATTTAAATTTTTTAGAAAATTATGTTGACAATAAAGAAAATCTTTATTAAAGTTATTAACAACAAACGTTAACCAACAACAATTATATAGAACTCTTATCAAGAGTGGCGGAGGGACTGGCCCTGCGATGCCCGGCAACCATCAAATGAGACATTCATTTGAACGGTGCTAATTCCTGTGGAACATCAGTATTGTTCTAACAGATGAGAGAAATCGTGTATAAACGAACACTCTTCCATCTGTGAAGAGTGTTTTTTATTTTGAGTTAAGGAGAGAAATAGATGAAAATTGAAACTTTATTAGTTCGTTCAGGAGTAGGCCGTGACCCTTCAACAGGTTCTATTACAACACCCATTTACCAAGCATCAACATTTGCTCATCCTGCTTTAGGGCAAAGTACAGGATTTGACTATGCACGTACGGCAAACCCTACTCGTACAGCATTGGAAGAAGCAATTGCAGCTTTAGAAAAAGGAGAAGTAGGAGTAGCATTCGCTTCAGGAATGGCGGGTGTAATGGCAGTTTTAGCGCTATTTAAAAACGGAGATCATTTAATTGTATCAGAGGACTTATACGGAGGAACGTACCGAGTACTAAATGAAATCTTTTCAGAGCAAGGAATTACTGTTTCGTACGTCAACACAGCCCATCTCGATCAAGTAAAAGATGCGCTTCGTCCCAATACGAAAGCTTTATTTATTGAAACACCTACAAATCCAATGATGCACGTGACTGATTTGCCAGAAGCTATTGCATTAGCTAAACAGCATGATTTGCTTACTATTGTTGACAATACATTCATGTCACCTTACTATCAGCGTCCTTTAGAGCTTGGAGCAGATATTGTGATACATAGTGCGAGCAAATACATTGGTGGTCATAATGATGTAGTTGCTGGTCTTGTAGTGGCTCGATGTAGTAGCTTAGGAGAGAAAATTCGTTTTTATCAAAATGCAGC
This sequence is a window from Priestia aryabhattai. Protein-coding genes within it:
- a CDS encoding CotH kinase family protein produces the protein MKQKEIPQYALFVNVKDLKEMQRDIWSEEAFQATMKFNKKRYDIDLLLRGSHIRKMKKKSYYIEFYSPKIFQRAKEIHLNAEYKDPSLMRNKLSLDFFSSLDVLSPHSQFVTLKINGKNEGIYLQLESVDELFLKKRNLADGSIFYAVDGDANFSLMSDLDKKPKTTLLSGYEDKAVKQGDEEKLEKFIFNLNTWTNTEFEQNIDKYLNVDCYLSWLVGIICMQNYDGFVHNYALYLNHESGRFELIPWDYDATWGRDVNGKVMEGDYVRAQGFNTLTARLLAVDSIKKHYIQKMNNVLNNQFTIEHMKPIIYQLHEYITPYVLKDPYVKDNMEQFYKEPDFMLSFIKERTAYIKNNLLTL
- a CDS encoding CotG/ExsB N-terminal domain-containing protein, with amino-acid sequence MHITAEKIKEAAEALECTELKSFMFQEPTAGPLTRRRRSSRSTGRSSRRSTRGSRRSTRGSRRSTRGSRRSTRRSRRSTRRSRRSTRRSRRSTRRSRRSTRRSRRSTRRSRRSTRRSRRSTRRSRRSTRRSRRSTRRSRRS
- a CDS encoding trans-sulfuration enzyme family protein, whose amino-acid sequence is MKIETLLVRSGVGRDPSTGSITTPIYQASTFAHPALGQSTGFDYARTANPTRTALEEAIAALEKGEVGVAFASGMAGVMAVLALFKNGDHLIVSEDLYGGTYRVLNEIFSEQGITVSYVNTAHLDQVKDALRPNTKALFIETPTNPMMHVTDLPEAIALAKQHDLLTIVDNTFMSPYYQRPLELGADIVIHSASKYIGGHNDVVAGLVVARCSSLGEKIRFYQNAAGAILGPQDSWLLLRGVKTLALRMEKHNENALKIANWLTTHDLVEKVYYPGLETHPGYEIMKKQATGFGGMISFAVSRPDIVSTLLENVKVITFAESLGGVESLMTFPARQTHADIPEEIRNRVGVTNCLLRLSVGIEHADDLIKDLKEAFDAYQQ
- a CDS encoding spore coat protein produces the protein MPDKGYSSHFKPLKGRVVTVYRGGPESKTGYLVDVQSDYLILAVESNNNNNNNNGENNNQNNQNNQNNQNNQNNNQQEYTLVYYHLAHVKSITEDTMSNSAQTFTGISTELELYRGKTFAGTLSLMKTKYVQVNQGGPEKKAGQLLDVLGSFESAYIVLLTEDDGVIYINTEHVKSVSEYQNNDGNQNNNGNQNNQSANELFLSQEPEYMKSKNFNDLFAHLSHKWVSINGGGPEAVEGVLVQSRNGTFTLVQNNQVLRLQPRHVKTICVGAKGAFKQNDNNQNNEQTEENGETESAKSKEERTGSRTGGRTGGRRTGGGRTDDRSRGRRTGSRSSVPGEKVIKTKNYRWKA